A section of the Vibrio vulnificus CMCP6 genome encodes:
- a CDS encoding 1,4-dihydroxy-2-naphthoate polyprenyltransferase has product MNQSLRIWLDAARPKTLPLALVSILTGSVLAYSFGQFSPVIALLSFVTATLLQILSNLANDYGDAVKGTDNDKRLGPMRAMQSGAVSAQAMKRAIVFNIILTMISGLCLVFYALSSLQSILAFIGLGVLAIFAAIAYTMGSKPYGYVGLGDLSVFIFFGLLGVSGTYFLHTGHLDTALLLPSLGCGLLAVAVLNINNMRDIENDAACGKRTVAVRLGQQRAKQYHFALLGGALMAFASYLLLQPSSIWLCLPFLFSLIVLFNHGKAVWQTEKPAQIAPMMPVVVKCSLVTNILFATVVVAQTLVS; this is encoded by the coding sequence ATGAATCAGTCATTGCGTATCTGGCTGGATGCCGCTCGTCCGAAAACACTTCCTTTAGCGCTTGTTTCCATTTTAACTGGCAGCGTATTAGCCTATTCATTCGGTCAATTTTCACCTGTGATCGCGTTACTCTCCTTTGTTACCGCAACGCTATTACAAATCCTTTCTAACTTAGCAAACGATTATGGCGATGCCGTGAAAGGAACTGATAACGACAAACGATTAGGGCCAATGCGCGCCATGCAGTCTGGTGCGGTTTCTGCTCAAGCGATGAAACGAGCCATTGTGTTTAATATTATTTTGACCATGATCTCCGGTTTGTGTCTGGTGTTTTACGCATTGAGCAGCCTGCAAAGTATTCTTGCGTTTATTGGTCTCGGTGTATTGGCCATCTTTGCCGCCATTGCTTATACCATGGGTAGCAAGCCATACGGCTATGTTGGGCTGGGTGATCTGTCTGTGTTTATTTTCTTTGGTTTACTGGGTGTATCGGGCACTTACTTTCTCCACACTGGCCACTTAGATACCGCACTGCTGCTGCCTTCTTTGGGATGTGGATTATTGGCTGTTGCCGTGCTCAATATCAACAACATGCGTGATATTGAGAATGATGCGGCCTGTGGCAAACGCACCGTTGCCGTACGACTTGGGCAACAACGTGCTAAACAGTACCATTTCGCTTTACTCGGTGGCGCCTTAATGGCCTTTGCAAGTTACTTGTTGCTGCAACCTAGCTCCATTTGGCTCTGTCTGCCATTTTTATTCAGCCTAATAGTGCTCTTTAATCATGGTAAAGCCGTTTGGCAAACTGAGAAACCTGCACAAATTGCCCCTATGATGCCAGTCGTCGTGAAATGCTCACTCGTCACCAATATTTTGTTTGCAACTGTTGTGGTAGCTCAAACTCTTGTTAGTTAA
- the hslU gene encoding HslU--HslV peptidase ATPase subunit produces the protein MSEMTPREIVHELNRHIIGQDNAKRSVAIALRNRWRRMQLEESLRVEVTPKNILMIGPTGVGKTEIARRLAKLANAPFIKVEATKFTEVGYVGKEVESIIRDLTDVAVKLTHQQAMEKVKFRAEELAEERILDALLPPPRDAWGQNEQSEDTSNTRQIFRKKLREGKLDDKEIEINVAAPQMGVEIMAPPGMEEMTNQLQGMFQSLAGNTSKKRKLKIKDAFKALIEEEAAKLVNQDELKEQAIYSVENNGIVFIDEIDKICKRGESSGPDVSREGVQRDLLPLIEGSTVSTKHGMVKTDHILFIASGAFQVAKPSDLIPELQGRLPIRVELEALSSHDFKRILTEPRASLTEQYVALMKTEDVDIEFTEDGITQIAEAAWTVNETTENIGARRLHTVMERLMDEISFDATEKSGTKFVIDAAYVQQRLGEFVEDEDLSRFIL, from the coding sequence ATGTCTGAAATGACTCCTCGTGAAATTGTCCATGAACTGAATCGACACATCATTGGTCAAGACAATGCAAAACGCTCTGTGGCAATTGCACTACGTAATCGCTGGCGTCGAATGCAACTTGAAGAAAGCTTGCGCGTAGAAGTCACGCCAAAGAATATTCTGATGATCGGCCCAACTGGGGTTGGTAAAACCGAAATCGCTCGTCGTCTTGCGAAGTTGGCCAACGCACCTTTCATAAAAGTGGAAGCCACCAAATTCACCGAAGTGGGTTATGTGGGTAAAGAAGTGGAAAGCATTATTCGCGATCTGACTGACGTGGCAGTAAAGCTGACTCATCAGCAAGCGATGGAAAAAGTCAAATTCCGTGCAGAAGAGCTCGCGGAAGAACGAATCCTTGATGCGCTCCTACCACCACCTCGCGATGCTTGGGGCCAGAACGAGCAAAGCGAAGATACCTCGAACACTCGCCAAATCTTCCGTAAAAAACTGCGTGAAGGAAAGCTCGACGACAAAGAAATTGAAATCAATGTCGCAGCGCCACAGATGGGCGTGGAAATCATGGCACCTCCTGGTATGGAAGAGATGACTAACCAGCTACAAGGGATGTTCCAGAGCCTAGCTGGCAACACCAGTAAAAAGCGCAAATTGAAAATCAAAGACGCCTTTAAAGCACTGATTGAAGAAGAAGCCGCTAAGCTGGTCAATCAAGATGAACTTAAAGAGCAAGCCATCTACAGTGTAGAAAATAATGGCATCGTGTTTATCGATGAGATCGATAAAATCTGTAAACGCGGCGAGAGTTCAGGCCCTGATGTGTCTCGAGAAGGGGTACAACGTGACTTGTTGCCTCTTATCGAAGGCAGTACTGTCTCCACCAAGCACGGTATGGTAAAGACCGACCATATTCTGTTTATTGCCTCTGGTGCTTTCCAAGTTGCTAAGCCTTCTGACCTGATTCCTGAACTGCAAGGTCGACTGCCGATCCGTGTTGAACTTGAGGCGCTTTCAAGCCACGATTTCAAGCGTATTCTGACCGAGCCAAGAGCATCACTTACAGAGCAATATGTCGCTCTGATGAAGACAGAAGATGTGGATATCGAATTTACGGAAGACGGCATCACGCAAATTGCAGAAGCTGCCTGGACCGTGAATGAAACTACTGAAAACATTGGCGCTCGCCGTCTACATACTGTGATGGAACGCCTAATGGATGAAATCTCATTCGATGCAACGGAAAAATCAGGCACCAAGTTTGTGATTGATGCAGCGTACGTGCAGCAACGTCTCGGCGAATTTGTCGAAGATGAAGACTTAAGCCGTTTCATCCTGTAA
- the hslV gene encoding ATP-dependent protease subunit HslV: protein MTTIVSVRRNNKVVIAGDGQVSLGNTVMKGNARKVRRLYNNKVLAGFAGGTADAFTLFERFESKLQMHQGHLTKAAVELAKDWRSDRALRKLEALLAVADETASLIITGNGDVVQPENDLIAIGSGGAYAQAAATALLENTELDAREIAEKALNIAGDICVFTNHNHTIEELEIPAELPNLSQA, encoded by the coding sequence GTGACTACCATCGTTTCTGTACGTCGTAACAATAAAGTCGTCATCGCCGGGGATGGACAAGTATCTCTGGGTAACACGGTAATGAAAGGCAATGCGCGTAAAGTTCGCCGTTTATATAACAACAAAGTTCTGGCTGGCTTTGCTGGCGGCACGGCGGATGCGTTTACTCTATTTGAACGCTTCGAAAGTAAGCTGCAGATGCATCAAGGCCACCTAACTAAAGCGGCCGTTGAACTGGCGAAAGATTGGCGCAGCGATCGTGCATTACGTAAACTTGAAGCATTATTGGCCGTGGCAGACGAAACGGCGTCATTGATCATCACAGGCAATGGCGACGTGGTACAGCCAGAAAACGATTTGATCGCGATTGGGTCTGGAGGGGCGTATGCACAAGCAGCCGCGACCGCTTTATTGGAAAATACCGAACTCGATGCACGCGAAATCGCAGAAAAAGCATTGAACATTGCGGGTGATATTTGTGTGTTTACCAACCACAACCACACCATCGAAGAGCTCGAGATCCCAGCAGAATTGCCAAATCTCAGCCAAGCTTAA
- a CDS encoding SPOR domain-containing protein: MFVFSVAKDYVRRGRSPKKPTKKAAPRRKKPWLAGLLAIVLLGGFGYGLYTLSNDPEPPTPVAENKPVSKPKPPAKKELPPPPEEKWQYVESLPNREIEVVAKEQEVPKIPYIMQCGAYKKREQAEHRKLDIAFQGITSTVKKKEGSDWYRVVLGPYKLKRDAERDRHKLQRAKIEPCAIWQEEQ; the protein is encoded by the coding sequence TTGTTTGTATTTTCCGTGGCTAAAGATTATGTAAGACGTGGTCGTAGTCCTAAAAAGCCGACCAAAAAAGCAGCTCCTCGTAGAAAAAAACCTTGGCTTGCCGGCCTGTTAGCCATCGTGCTACTGGGTGGTTTTGGCTATGGTTTGTATACCCTCAGCAATGACCCAGAGCCGCCAACACCCGTTGCAGAAAACAAACCGGTGAGCAAACCTAAACCGCCGGCGAAAAAAGAACTGCCACCTCCACCAGAAGAAAAATGGCAATACGTTGAAAGCTTACCAAATCGAGAAATCGAAGTGGTGGCCAAAGAACAAGAAGTGCCTAAGATTCCTTACATTATGCAGTGTGGCGCCTACAAAAAGCGTGAACAAGCGGAACATCGTAAACTCGACATCGCTTTTCAAGGTATTACCAGTACCGTCAAAAAGAAAGAAGGCAGTGATTGGTATCGTGTGGTCTTAGGACCATATAAGCTAAAACGTGACGCTGAACGCGATCGCCATAAATTGCAACGCGCCAAAATTGAACCGTGTGCCATCTGGCAAGAAGAACAATAA
- the cytR gene encoding DNA-binding transcriptional regulator CytR, protein MATMKDVAQLAGVSTATVSRALMNPDKVSATTRKRVEDAVLEAGYSPNSLARNLRRNESRTIVAIVPDICDPYYTEIIRGIEDAAIEQGYLVLLGDSGQQKRRESSLVNLVFTKQADGMLLLGTDLPFDVSKPEQKNLPPMVMACEFAPDLELPTVHIDNLTSAFEAVNYLTQLGHKRIAQISGPKSAALCQFRQQGYQQALRRAGITMNPQYCVESEFSFEGGAKAIRHLLEMNDAPTAVFCHCDTMAIGAIQEAKKLGFRVPQDLSIVGFDDIQFAQYCDPPLTTISQPRYEIGRQAMLMMLELLKGHDIHSGSRLLETKLVVRGSAAPPGLR, encoded by the coding sequence ATGGCGACAATGAAGGATGTTGCCCAGCTTGCAGGAGTTTCAACGGCAACGGTTTCGAGAGCGCTGATGAATCCAGACAAAGTATCCGCCACAACGCGTAAGCGTGTGGAAGATGCAGTGTTGGAAGCTGGTTATTCCCCAAACTCGCTGGCACGCAATTTACGCCGCAACGAGTCACGCACTATCGTCGCGATCGTTCCTGACATTTGTGATCCTTACTACACAGAGATCATTCGTGGCATTGAAGATGCCGCCATTGAACAGGGATATTTGGTTCTACTCGGTGACAGCGGCCAACAAAAGCGCCGTGAAAGCTCACTCGTCAATCTCGTTTTTACCAAGCAAGCGGATGGTATGCTGTTGCTCGGTACCGACTTACCGTTTGATGTGAGCAAGCCAGAACAGAAAAATCTTCCTCCGATGGTCATGGCTTGCGAGTTCGCCCCCGATCTCGAACTGCCGACGGTTCATATCGATAACTTGACCTCAGCATTTGAAGCGGTGAACTACCTGACCCAATTGGGCCACAAACGCATCGCCCAAATTTCAGGGCCAAAATCCGCAGCACTTTGTCAGTTTAGACAACAAGGCTATCAACAAGCTTTGCGCCGTGCAGGCATCACAATGAACCCACAATACTGTGTTGAGTCTGAGTTCTCTTTTGAAGGTGGGGCGAAAGCGATCCGTCATCTGCTAGAAATGAATGACGCGCCAACTGCCGTTTTCTGCCATTGTGACACCATGGCTATCGGGGCGATTCAAGAAGCGAAAAAATTGGGCTTCCGAGTACCGCAAGATCTGTCGATTGTCGGCTTCGATGACATTCAGTTTGCCCAATATTGCGATCCTCCACTAACCACCATCTCACAGCCACGCTATGAGATTGGTCGTCAAGCGATGCTGATGATGTTAGAGCTGCTGAAAGGACATGACATTCACAGTGGCTCACGCTTACTTGAAACCAAATTGGTGGTTCGTGGTAGCGCAGCGCCTCCGGGCTTACGCTAA
- the priA gene encoding primosomal protein N', producing MRPSIARVALPVPLDKQFDYLVPGHLFPIIGGRVSVPFGRQTLTGIVTALVQESDFPREQLKPIKAVLDHRPIWPDSVYSLLLWCSHFYQYPLGETLHNALPAALRKGKAADFATLQEWQLTELGKNQLMQGLNSRAIKQAKVLNMLANGPQPHQAFLDEEVASTTLRTLEEKGWISCEEKTPQLTRWGNPIEHPVDKPKLNQEQAIAIATVNSQTDFGCYLLEGVTGSGKTEVYLNLIKPILEQGKQALVLVPEIGLTPQTINRFRQRFDVPVAVIHSGLNDTERLNAWLSARDKAAGIVIGTRSALLIPFAQLGIIIVDEEHDASYKQQDSLRYHARDVAVMRAAKEGIPIVLGSATPALETLHNALTGKYHHLSLTQRAGVAVPTTNKVLDVKGLYLESGLSAPLIAEMRRHLKAGNQVMLFLNRRGFSPALMCHECGWIAECKRCDAYYTYHQYSNEIRCHHCGSQQPIIHQCQGCGSTQLVTVGVGTEQLENQLTTLFPDYKAIRIDRDSTRRKGSLESALEAIRKGEYQILIGTQMLAKGHHFPDVTLVALLDVDGSLYSSDFRASERLAQLFIQVAGRAGRASKPGEVILQTHHPEHTLLKALLTKDYRHFAQSALEERKIAQLPPFSFLTLFRAEANHSEIVETFLRQVRMTLESHPLFDHTCLVLGPTPAPLAKRAGKYRWQLLLQTQHRSLMQKILSSTKPAIDLLPDAKKVRWNLDIEPQDLS from the coding sequence TAAACCCATTAAAGCGGTGTTGGATCATCGTCCTATTTGGCCCGATTCCGTCTACAGTTTATTACTTTGGTGTAGCCACTTTTACCAATATCCCTTAGGTGAAACACTGCATAACGCCCTCCCCGCGGCACTAAGAAAAGGCAAAGCGGCTGACTTTGCCACTCTACAAGAATGGCAACTGACCGAGTTAGGCAAAAACCAGTTGATGCAAGGGTTAAACAGTCGTGCGATAAAGCAAGCGAAAGTATTAAATATGCTTGCTAATGGCCCTCAGCCTCACCAAGCCTTTTTGGATGAGGAAGTGGCATCCACAACCTTACGCACCTTAGAAGAAAAAGGCTGGATCAGCTGTGAAGAAAAAACGCCACAGTTAACTCGGTGGGGTAACCCGATTGAACATCCCGTCGATAAACCGAAACTCAACCAAGAGCAAGCCATTGCCATTGCGACCGTTAACAGCCAGACAGACTTTGGCTGTTATCTGTTGGAAGGGGTCACAGGTTCAGGCAAAACCGAAGTTTATCTCAACTTGATCAAACCCATTTTGGAACAAGGCAAACAGGCTCTGGTGTTGGTCCCTGAAATTGGTTTAACACCACAAACCATCAATCGTTTTCGTCAACGGTTTGATGTGCCAGTCGCCGTCATCCATTCTGGTCTTAATGATACGGAACGTCTCAACGCTTGGCTTTCCGCACGAGATAAAGCGGCGGGCATTGTCATTGGTACACGCTCTGCACTACTGATCCCATTTGCCCAGCTAGGGATCATCATTGTCGATGAAGAGCACGACGCTTCGTACAAACAGCAAGATAGCTTGCGTTACCATGCTCGCGATGTGGCAGTGATGCGAGCGGCAAAAGAAGGCATTCCAATTGTTCTCGGTTCAGCTACGCCCGCGTTAGAAACCTTACACAACGCACTTACGGGCAAATATCATCATCTCTCGCTAACCCAACGAGCAGGAGTGGCCGTGCCAACCACCAACAAAGTGCTGGATGTCAAAGGGCTCTATCTGGAAAGCGGCCTATCAGCGCCACTCATTGCTGAAATGCGTCGTCATTTAAAAGCGGGCAATCAGGTGATGCTGTTTCTCAACCGTCGAGGCTTCTCCCCTGCGTTAATGTGTCATGAATGTGGTTGGATTGCCGAATGCAAACGCTGCGATGCCTATTACACTTATCACCAGTACAGCAATGAAATCCGCTGTCACCACTGTGGTTCTCAACAACCTATTATCCATCAATGCCAAGGTTGTGGTTCGACACAACTGGTGACGGTTGGTGTCGGCACTGAGCAACTGGAAAACCAGTTAACGACCCTCTTTCCTGACTACAAAGCAATTCGCATCGACCGCGATAGCACACGACGCAAAGGTAGCCTCGAAAGCGCTTTAGAAGCCATTCGCAAAGGGGAATACCAAATTTTAATTGGCACGCAAATGCTGGCTAAAGGCCATCATTTCCCAGACGTGACGTTAGTGGCGCTATTGGATGTTGATGGGTCACTGTACAGCAGTGACTTCCGAGCGTCCGAGCGATTGGCTCAGTTGTTTATTCAAGTAGCCGGACGAGCAGGGCGTGCTAGCAAACCTGGCGAAGTGATATTACAAACCCACCATCCAGAACACACCTTGCTCAAAGCTCTGTTGACCAAGGATTACCGGCATTTTGCGCAGTCTGCACTGGAAGAACGGAAAATTGCCCAACTTCCCCCGTTTAGTTTTCTAACGCTATTTCGCGCAGAAGCCAATCACAGCGAAATCGTCGAAACATTCTTACGTCAAGTGCGTATGACTCTCGAGTCGCATCCCTTGTTTGATCACACTTGTCTCGTGCTCGGTCCAACCCCCGCTCCACTGGCCAAACGTGCGGGCAAATACCGCTGGCAGCTTCTGCTTCAAACTCAACATCGTTCCTTGATGCAGAAAATACTCTCGAGCACGAAACCTGCTATCGATTTGTTACCAGATGCGAAAAAAGTACGTTGGAATTTGGATATTGAGCCACAGGATCTGAGTTAG